A single Lysinibacter sp. HNR DNA region contains:
- a CDS encoding AAA family ATPase, giving the protein MSLESSAPLGRQIADKARRRKLLKENPAPFPNTTRVITISNQKGGVGKTTTTVNLAAALALSGARVLVIDLDPQGNASTALGAVHREETPSVYDVIIGDKPIGEVIQKSSQVENLYCVPATIHLAGAEIELVSLVAREQRLRRALDIFLENQDQKFHYVFIDCPPSLGLLTINAFVAAREVLIPIQCEYYALEGLSQLLKNIQLIELHLNPELRLSTILLTMFDSRTNLATEVANEVRQHFPEQTLKTVIPRSVRISEAPSYGQSVIEYDESSTGALAYLEAAAEIGHRGIIGKVATHGS; this is encoded by the coding sequence ATGAGTCTAGAATCAAGTGCACCACTTGGACGACAGATTGCCGATAAGGCTCGTCGCCGCAAGTTGTTAAAGGAAAATCCCGCTCCTTTTCCCAATACAACTCGGGTTATAACTATTTCAAACCAAAAAGGGGGAGTGGGTAAAACCACCACCACCGTTAATCTAGCTGCTGCTCTTGCACTATCTGGTGCTCGGGTTTTAGTTATCGATCTTGATCCTCAAGGGAACGCTTCTACTGCACTCGGCGCTGTTCATCGAGAAGAAACCCCCAGTGTTTATGACGTAATTATCGGGGATAAACCCATTGGTGAGGTTATACAGAAGAGCTCACAGGTAGAGAACCTTTATTGTGTTCCCGCAACTATTCACCTTGCGGGAGCAGAGATTGAGCTGGTCTCGTTAGTTGCGAGGGAACAGCGTCTTCGTCGCGCCCTGGATATCTTTCTAGAGAATCAGGATCAAAAATTTCACTATGTCTTTATTGATTGCCCCCCCTCGCTAGGACTACTCACGATTAACGCTTTTGTTGCCGCCCGTGAAGTTCTTATCCCCATCCAATGTGAATATTATGCACTTGAGGGTTTGAGTCAGCTGTTGAAGAACATCCAACTCATCGAATTGCATCTCAACCCTGAACTCCGTCTCTCCACTATCTTGCTTACGATGTTTGATTCACGTACCAACCTGGCAACCGAGGTAGCCAACGAGGTTCGTCAACATTTTCCAGAACAGACGCTGAAAACGGTTATTCCTCGTTCGGTGCGTATTTCTGAGGCTCCAAGCTATGGGCAGAGTGTTATTGAATATGATGAATCATCAACCGGCGCTCTCGCATATCTGGAGGCAGCCGCGGAAATTGGACATCGAGGCATAATCGGGAAGGTCGCTACACATGGCAGCTAA
- the rsmG gene encoding 16S rRNA (guanine(527)-N(7))-methyltransferase RsmG, translated as MTDVIVETEPPIAAKLFPERIEALRDFTKNLVERGEELGLIGPLELPRIWTRHILNCAIIAPLLRQGTVGDVGSGSGLPGLVLAIIRPDINFVLIEPMERRVSWLNDQVTTLGLSNTRVIRARAEEIDSQIALDQVTARAVSSLQKLIPLTAPLLRGEGELILMKGVSVEKEIAAAAKQIKKYKLHNPEVLILGSEVLTEETRVFRATVGEETS; from the coding sequence TTGACTGACGTTATCGTTGAGACAGAGCCACCGATTGCCGCTAAACTGTTTCCCGAAAGAATAGAAGCTCTTCGAGATTTCACTAAAAATCTTGTTGAACGTGGCGAGGAACTTGGGCTCATTGGACCCCTTGAGCTTCCTCGGATCTGGACCAGGCACATACTTAATTGTGCGATTATTGCTCCCCTGCTACGGCAGGGAACCGTTGGAGATGTGGGTTCGGGCTCGGGTTTGCCAGGACTTGTTCTTGCAATCATCCGACCAGACATAAATTTTGTTCTTATTGAGCCCATGGAGCGTCGTGTTTCCTGGCTGAACGATCAGGTTACGACCCTGGGGCTTTCTAATACCCGTGTTATACGTGCTCGTGCAGAAGAAATTGACAGTCAGATTGCTCTTGATCAGGTAACCGCCAGAGCTGTGAGCTCGCTCCAAAAACTGATTCCTCTTACTGCTCCCCTGCTACGCGGCGAGGGAGAACTTATTCTCATGAAGGGAGTGAGTGTGGAGAAGGAAATAGCTGCCGCAGCAAAACAGATCAAAAAATACAAACTTCATAATCCTGAGGTGTTAATTTTAGGGAGCGAGGTTCTCACTGAGGAGACTCGGGTTTTTCGGGCTACAGTAGGTGAGGAAACTTCATGA